A region of Stegostoma tigrinum isolate sSteTig4 chromosome 5, sSteTig4.hap1, whole genome shotgun sequence DNA encodes the following proteins:
- the rida gene encoding 2-iminobutanoate/2-iminopropanoate deaminase isoform X1, whose product MMAALVRRVISTSKAPGAIGPYSQAVVVDRTMYISGQLGLDPATGQLVTGGTAQEAKQALINMGEILKAANCNYNNVVKTTVLLADINDFNNVNEVYKQYFMTNFPARAAYQVAALPRGGRVEIEAVAVLGPIVDGALDQKL is encoded by the exons ATGATGGCAGCGTTAGTGAGGAGGGTGATCAGCACTAGCAAGGCACCGGGGGCAATTGGTCCCTACAG CCAAGCAGTGGTTGTGGATCGCACCATGTACATTTCTGGTCAGCTGGGGTTGGATCCTGCAACTGGCCAGCTTgtaactggaggaacagcacagGAAGCAAAGCAA gCACTCATCAACATGGGAGAGATCCTAAAGGCTGCCAACTGTAACTACAATAATG TTGTAAAAACAACAGTTTTGCTGGCAGACATCAATGACTTCAACAATGTTAACGAGGTTTACAAGCAAT ACTTTATGACGAATTTCCCAGCCAGAGCTGCCTATCAGGTTGCTGCATTGCCTCGG GGGGGCAGAGTTGAGATTGAAGCTGTGGCAGTATTGGGACCAATTGTGGATGGGGCTTTGGACCAGAAATTGTGA
- the rida gene encoding 2-iminobutanoate/2-iminopropanoate deaminase isoform X2, whose product MATKLVYVYTPKAPIRLGVYSQAVVVDRTMYISGQLGLDPATGQLVTGGTAQEAKQALINMGEILKAANCNYNNVVKTTVLLADINDFNNVNEVYKQYFMTNFPARAAYQVAALPRGGRVEIEAVAVLGPIVDGALDQKL is encoded by the exons ATGGCTACAAAACTGGTTTATGTCTATACTCCCAAAGCTCCGATTAGACTTGGAGTTTACAG CCAAGCAGTGGTTGTGGATCGCACCATGTACATTTCTGGTCAGCTGGGGTTGGATCCTGCAACTGGCCAGCTTgtaactggaggaacagcacagGAAGCAAAGCAA gCACTCATCAACATGGGAGAGATCCTAAAGGCTGCCAACTGTAACTACAATAATG TTGTAAAAACAACAGTTTTGCTGGCAGACATCAATGACTTCAACAATGTTAACGAGGTTTACAAGCAAT ACTTTATGACGAATTTCCCAGCCAGAGCTGCCTATCAGGTTGCTGCATTGCCTCGG GGGGGCAGAGTTGAGATTGAAGCTGTGGCAGTATTGGGACCAATTGTGGATGGGGCTTTGGACCAGAAATTGTGA